Proteins from one Arsenophonus apicola genomic window:
- a CDS encoding pentapeptide repeat-containing protein, which translates to MSSDASLLKKSSDIQSQEHSLLRHANLRRRLFEQLNSQNESGKLSPESCTYFQQQVINHIMPIFTLQIKADKGAEKLAEMMIDQPEWGYLHAGMALLKESGADIKGMSLEEISNNGMLLAALLQEERVSAEYKRYFKIPAMIHEQLNSKDFFTATTLEMTNVYNNYFDYLTQSEQNNPFIKLINLSKNWQSRPELAREQLKAHDISENWLDEYLYHNREVAFINRRGEEPLLPNINKVFADQNQQIAKFTEQAEKILLPIAFNSIRQTEQIFIEQADIQLIKAEFNAIGSYRSYSMGKARLGMAAGGLVTRVPESIDLLKCTLNGEKRIYALTLEQGIGCYKLYRVDEDKLSILGLFGHDGRAYDDDYILKTHPILTLKTTNDKPNILFEKLAKRRSERLYEKLQKEGYQATTRQKVDAFFLSLIPLYTCITEAQNANAGKAIEAGLLDILGFLPFIGKSVQVGSRFSIAMGEAAVNGLRTGLMQTTLRQALRQGGEQFVKFGIPHVMNRVPQKTYINLGVTFLRSTDPGFGLLASGGIKGVNALKNAAKYLQHKIKGLSPLIKALEKKAKDLAVESVKSFKVETAYHPELGKEVQVVNIGQQRGKDIWVRINLENNTLLGRKYLRNSAGELELAPVPIHERLYQLKTQGMGGKGASRAAQRWSMESKQILGSTANVERLNKLKELIVNREANTVINLFNADLSNINFSSYFDKVKVTIDLSLANLSKANLSNSNLYKVNLMKANLDTANLAETNLQYSNLTEASMVGVNLCDAKLNESILIKVDLRSAELTKATLNGVDLTEAKLKSSKLVEAKMIFSKLNNADLSIANLNNAILINADLTHANLVGANLTSADMTAATLTKSNLNDAELKNAILNNADLTKTKLHGAKLIDAQLENANLTEARLVQANLSRANLAGAKLIKANLADSRMVNATLSNADLSNAYLVDAELMNAKLMNANLHEANLTHVKLVEADLTGAKLIKTRLEHAILFKANLNNADLTHAKMQQIDLAAADLSDAVLNGADMREAKLANANLINAQLQGADLTEAKLTEAVLKAADLTDVKLINAELNGANLTRATLIGVDLHGAHLIEVKFNGANMAKADLTDADLTDAELNNVNLTGANLTKVKLGGAKLIKAQLDEANLSNALLIETDLTEARLVKANLHSTVLFKANLTGADLSEAKLIEADLLEADLKNANLTAVKMHRANLSKAQLTNATLTEADLTEVKLNGASLINANLNGVDLTKAELKEVDLTKADLSAATLTEAKLEDTNLTESNLTQAKLNKASMQLVNLTKAELNGAKLCNADLSKAKLTGANMANTKLDEAIFIAAELNNVDLTKASMRLVDLREANLRRAKLNDADLTGAKLRNAKLENTELINTNLSKTDLFQAELSQAKLTEANLYKADLIKATLTKAKLRGAKLNKANLTEVTMDQADLSQADLSNAALYNASLSGVNFSNAVLNNTKLNGAHLVTAILTEADLTNANLTDAKLMYADLTGANLTGTNLTNAILIDAKLNKTKLANTNLTGVKLIGNQLADVQWQGIKLANADLNRVKMYHANLSKADLTNTKLVDTELTAANLTEIKLNKANLSNANLKASKLIRADLQSAKLKNANLTNAILTDANLDGADLSGVTLVGTDIRNVDLSKTTLTQLHIRNTDFTGTVLNDTFTLGLPTNWNDDKLDLMLNHFNNPGSILTSINSIDNAYDKLKTQLVIQLIHSLDQPGINLNRVTLPLLDIIARLPFIKNQQINQFVNKLLDNYLKDYSSELLSALEAHPTIVNSLLNYFEQKPSLMVLPGFHSSFMQTLLAARTQGLDVANAGLACNLYEKYLKLPEIQQQLQYEQIKDIFGDYAGNVDWSDNSAQNYLFLSPTKPGRVLVVAENILSQMLHPNSATKWDNIYRFQDGEYLSFSESNIDKCYNEEFPLFSKYYTYNHHQATFGKLIEALDLGDQLKPLFHDALKNNTFTTKLVDDASQQALSNVFSKVLNFADNSLTSENYSQIMKLYGLTASSEREKAEHLFSLSAVFTRYSSSTIFGTEHHSPLMLRYYAYALMEQAHKCDPTLIGQNLFNDWKARLLGTGDAFTCTALLSDVMIERARERCNEVLKRIQPPAWR; encoded by the coding sequence ATGTCATCTGATGCATCGTTATTAAAAAAAAGTAGTGATATCCAATCACAGGAACATTCTCTCCTACGCCATGCTAATCTGCGACGGCGGTTATTCGAACAACTCAATAGTCAGAATGAGTCTGGTAAATTGTCGCCTGAAAGCTGCACTTATTTTCAACAGCAAGTTATTAATCATATCATGCCCATATTTACGCTACAGATTAAGGCGGATAAGGGGGCGGAAAAACTAGCAGAGATGATGATAGATCAACCAGAATGGGGCTATTTACATGCTGGAATGGCGCTATTAAAGGAAAGTGGTGCTGACATTAAGGGCATGAGCCTGGAAGAGATTAGCAATAATGGTATGCTGCTGGCCGCACTTTTGCAGGAAGAGCGTGTTAGCGCTGAATATAAGCGATACTTCAAAATACCGGCTATGATCCATGAGCAATTAAATAGCAAAGATTTCTTTACCGCGACGACGTTGGAGATGACCAACGTTTATAACAATTATTTTGATTATTTAACGCAATCTGAACAAAACAATCCTTTTATCAAACTGATTAATTTATCAAAAAATTGGCAAAGCCGGCCAGAGCTTGCCCGCGAACAATTAAAAGCACATGATATTAGTGAGAACTGGTTAGATGAATATTTATATCACAATAGAGAAGTTGCTTTTATTAATCGACGGGGAGAAGAGCCATTATTACCCAATATAAATAAAGTTTTTGCCGATCAAAACCAGCAAATTGCTAAATTTACCGAACAGGCAGAAAAGATCTTACTGCCCATTGCTTTTAATTCAATCAGACAAACTGAACAAATCTTTATTGAACAGGCTGATATTCAACTGATTAAGGCCGAATTTAATGCTATTGGTAGTTATCGCAGTTACTCTATGGGAAAAGCAAGGCTGGGAATGGCTGCGGGTGGATTAGTAACCCGGGTACCTGAATCGATTGATCTGCTAAAGTGTACGCTTAATGGCGAAAAACGGATATACGCGTTAACCCTTGAGCAGGGTATAGGGTGTTATAAGTTATATCGTGTTGATGAGGATAAACTGTCAATTCTTGGCCTCTTTGGCCATGATGGTCGAGCCTATGATGATGATTATATATTAAAAACGCATCCTATTTTGACCTTAAAAACAACAAATGATAAACCCAACATACTGTTCGAAAAATTGGCTAAGCGGCGCAGTGAACGATTATACGAAAAACTACAAAAGGAAGGTTATCAGGCAACAACTCGGCAAAAAGTAGACGCTTTTTTCTTAAGTCTTATACCACTTTATACCTGTATTACTGAAGCCCAAAATGCGAATGCAGGGAAAGCGATTGAAGCCGGTTTATTAGATATCTTAGGCTTTTTACCGTTTATTGGCAAAAGTGTTCAAGTTGGTAGCCGGTTCAGCATCGCGATGGGAGAAGCAGCAGTTAATGGCTTACGAACTGGATTAATGCAGACTACACTCAGACAAGCATTACGGCAAGGAGGAGAACAATTTGTTAAGTTTGGCATTCCTCATGTTATGAATAGGGTACCACAAAAAACTTATATTAACTTAGGGGTTACTTTTTTACGTAGTACTGATCCGGGTTTTGGATTGTTAGCTTCGGGTGGCATAAAAGGGGTTAATGCGTTAAAAAATGCGGCAAAGTATTTACAACATAAAATTAAAGGATTAAGCCCATTAATCAAGGCGTTGGAAAAAAAGGCAAAAGATTTGGCTGTTGAGTCCGTTAAGTCGTTCAAGGTGGAGACAGCTTATCATCCTGAATTGGGAAAAGAAGTTCAGGTGGTTAATATCGGCCAGCAGCGAGGTAAAGACATTTGGGTACGAATCAATTTGGAAAACAATACCCTCTTGGGGCGAAAATATCTGCGTAATTCTGCTGGTGAGCTGGAATTAGCACCGGTACCAATCCACGAGCGGCTGTATCAACTAAAAACCCAAGGAATGGGCGGTAAAGGGGCAAGTAGAGCCGCTCAAAGATGGTCGATGGAATCTAAGCAAATATTAGGCTCGACAGCAAATGTTGAGCGATTAAATAAGCTAAAAGAATTAATTGTTAATCGGGAGGCTAACACGGTTATCAATTTATTTAATGCGGATTTGAGTAATATAAACTTTTCCAGTTATTTTGATAAGGTTAAAGTAACGATAGACCTCTCATTAGCGAACCTATCTAAGGCTAATTTAAGTAATAGTAACCTATATAAAGTTAATCTGATGAAAGCTAATTTGGATACTGCTAACTTGGCTGAAACAAATCTACAGTATTCAAATCTAACCGAAGCGTCAATGGTAGGCGTTAACCTATGCGATGCTAAATTGAATGAATCTATTTTAATCAAGGTTGATCTAAGGTCTGCTGAGCTAACAAAAGCGACCTTAAATGGCGTTGATCTGACCGAAGCTAAGCTCAAAAGTAGTAAGCTGGTAGAAGCGAAGATGATTTTTAGTAAACTAAATAACGCTGATTTAAGTATTGCTAATTTAAATAATGCAATACTGATTAATGCTGATTTGACGCATGCTAATCTAGTTGGTGCTAATTTGACATCTGCCGATATGACAGCAGCGACACTCACTAAAAGCAACTTGAATGATGCTGAATTAAAAAACGCAATCCTTAATAACGCTGATCTTACTAAAACTAAATTGCATGGCGCTAAATTAATTGACGCTCAATTGGAAAACGCTAATCTGACAGAAGCTAGACTAGTGCAGGCTAACTTATCTCGGGCTAACTTAGCCGGTGCGAAGTTGATAAAAGCTAACTTGGCTGACAGTAGGATGGTTAATGCTACTTTGTCCAATGCCGATCTATCGAATGCTTATCTAGTTGATGCTGAGTTAATGAATGCTAAATTAATGAATGCTAATTTACATGAGGCTAATCTCACTCATGTGAAGTTGGTTGAGGCTGACTTAACTGGAGCTAAATTAATTAAAACTCGATTAGAGCATGCTATTTTGTTTAAAGCTAATCTAAACAATGCAGATCTAACGCACGCGAAAATGCAGCAGATTGATTTAGCGGCAGCTGATTTGAGTGATGCTGTTCTCAATGGTGCGGATATGAGAGAAGCTAAATTGGCGAACGCGAATTTAATTAACGCACAATTACAGGGCGCTGATCTTACTGAGGCTAAACTAACAGAAGCTGTTCTAAAGGCCGCAGATCTGACGGATGTTAAGTTAATAAACGCTGAATTAAATGGTGCTAATTTGACTCGTGCTACGCTAATTGGCGTAGATCTGCATGGCGCGCATCTGATTGAAGTTAAATTTAACGGCGCTAACATGGCTAAAGCCGATTTGACAGACGCTGATCTTACTGACGCCGAATTGAATAATGTTAATCTGACTGGTGCTAATTTAACTAAGGTTAAATTAGGTGGTGCTAAGTTAATAAAAGCACAATTGGATGAAGCTAATCTATCTAACGCTCTATTGATTGAAACTGATTTAACGGAAGCTAGGCTGGTAAAAGCGAATTTACATAGTACGGTTTTATTCAAGGCTAATTTGACTGGTGCTGATTTGAGCGAAGCTAAATTGATTGAGGCTGATCTATTAGAAGCTGATTTGAAAAATGCTAATTTAACTGCGGTTAAAATGCATCGAGCGAATTTATCCAAGGCTCAATTGACAAATGCCACCCTGACTGAGGCAGATTTGACTGAAGTTAAGTTGAATGGTGCTAGTCTAATTAATGCTAACTTAAATGGCGTTGATCTAACCAAGGCGGAACTAAAAGAGGTCGATCTGACTAAAGCTGATTTATCGGCTGCTACCTTGACAGAAGCGAAATTAGAAGACACTAATCTGACTGAGTCTAATTTGACACAGGCTAAGTTGAATAAAGCCAGTATGCAGCTAGTTAATTTGACCAAGGCGGAATTAAATGGTGCAAAATTATGTAATGCTGACCTAAGTAAAGCTAAACTCACTGGCGCTAACATGGCTAACACTAAATTGGATGAAGCGATATTTATTGCTGCCGAGTTGAATAATGTAGATTTGACTAAAGCGAGTATGCGATTGGTTGATCTAAGGGAGGCCAACTTAAGACGCGCTAAATTGAATGATGCTGATCTAACGGGGGCTAAGCTGAGGAACGCGAAGCTAGAGAACACTGAATTAATCAATACAAATCTGTCTAAGACTGATCTATTCCAGGCGGAATTAAGTCAAGCAAAATTAACTGAAGCCAATCTATATAAGGCAGATTTGATTAAAGCGACTTTGACTAAGGCTAAATTAAGAGGCGCTAAATTAAATAAGGCTAACTTGACTGAGGTCACCATGGATCAGGCTGATTTATCTCAGGCTGATTTGAGTAATGCTGCGCTCTATAATGCCAGTCTGAGCGGAGTAAACTTCAGTAACGCTGTATTAAATAATACAAAATTGAATGGCGCTCATCTGGTTACTGCTATTTTAACTGAGGCTGATCTGACGAATGCTAATCTGACAGATGCTAAATTGATGTATGCAGATTTAACCGGCGCTAATTTAACTGGGACTAATTTGACTAATGCTATTCTGATTGACGCTAAATTAAATAAAACAAAATTGGCTAATACCAATCTAACCGGCGTTAAATTAATTGGCAATCAACTGGCAGACGTTCAGTGGCAGGGAATTAAGCTAGCAAATGCTGATCTAAATAGAGTGAAAATGTATCATGCCAATCTGAGCAAGGCCGATCTTACTAATACCAAATTAGTGGATACCGAGCTAACAGCAGCCAATCTAACTGAAATAAAATTAAATAAAGCGAATTTGTCTAATGCTAACCTAAAAGCGAGTAAACTGATTCGGGCTGATTTGCAGAGTGCTAAACTAAAAAACGCCAATTTGACTAACGCAATATTAACTGATGCTAATCTTGATGGTGCTGACTTGAGTGGCGTGACGTTAGTCGGTACTGATATTAGAAATGTTGATCTCAGTAAGACGACGTTAACACAATTACATATTAGGAATACTGATTTTACTGGCACGGTTCTCAACGACACATTTACCCTTGGTCTTCCTACCAACTGGAATGACGATAAGCTAGATTTGATGCTTAACCATTTTAATAATCCTGGCAGTATTTTAACCAGCATTAATAGTATTGATAATGCCTATGATAAATTAAAAACGCAGCTGGTTATTCAATTAATTCACTCTCTGGATCAGCCCGGCATTAATCTTAATCGGGTCACGTTACCATTATTAGATATTATCGCTAGATTGCCGTTTATAAAAAATCAGCAAATCAATCAGTTTGTTAATAAACTGCTAGATAATTACTTGAAGGATTACTCATCAGAATTGCTAAGTGCGTTAGAAGCGCATCCGACAATAGTTAATAGTTTACTCAATTATTTCGAGCAAAAGCCGAGCTTGATGGTGTTGCCAGGATTTCATAGTAGTTTTATGCAAACTTTGCTGGCGGCAAGAACTCAAGGTCTTGATGTTGCGAACGCGGGGCTAGCTTGTAATTTGTATGAAAAATATTTAAAACTACCTGAAATTCAACAACAACTGCAATATGAACAAATTAAAGATATTTTTGGTGATTATGCCGGTAATGTAGATTGGTCAGATAACAGTGCGCAAAACTATCTGTTTTTATCGCCGACTAAGCCAGGCAGAGTATTAGTTGTTGCTGAAAATATCCTGTCACAAATGTTACATCCTAATTCAGCAACCAAATGGGATAATATTTATCGCTTTCAGGATGGTGAATATTTAAGCTTTAGCGAATCTAACATAGATAAATGCTACAACGAAGAGTTTCCTCTATTCTCTAAATATTATACCTATAATCATCATCAGGCTACATTTGGTAAGTTAATCGAGGCGCTGGATTTGGGTGACCAACTTAAACCTCTGTTTCATGATGCCTTAAAAAACAATACATTTACGACAAAACTAGTCGATGATGCCTCGCAACAAGCATTAAGTAATGTTTTTTCTAAGGTACTTAATTTTGCTGATAATAGTTTAACAAGCGAAAATTATAGCCAGATCATGAAATTATATGGTTTGACCGCCAGCTCAGAGAGAGAAAAAGCGGAACATCTATTCTCACTATCAGCCGTTTTTACCCGTTATTCCTCCAGCACTATATTTGGCACTGAGCATCATTCGCCATTAATGCTAAGGTACTATGCCTACGCTTTAATGGAACAAGCCCACAAATGTGATCCAACACTAATTGGTCAAAATTTATTTAATGATTGGAAGGCGCGATTATTAGGAACAGGGGATGCTTTCACTTGTACGGCGCTTTTATCTGATGTGATGATTGAGCGAGCAAGAGAACGTTGTAATGAAGTTTTAAAAAGGATCCAACCACCGGCCTGGCGGTAA
- the umuC gene encoding translesion error-prone DNA polymerase V subunit UmuC has translation MFALIDVNSFYVSCEQVFQPDLKGKPTVVLSNNDGCVISRSEQAKAFIKMGAPWFEIESMVKANNIAVFSSNYTYYADMSMRVMEVLASLVPKLEVYSIDEAFCDLTDIDSLHDLTQFGCYLQQQIMQRCHLPIGVGIATTKTLAKLANFAAKQWKGAKGVVDLSQRDRQQKLMSLIAVDEVWGIGRKLAKKLKLMNIKTALDLSQMPPSDARKFGSVILERTVRELNGVACLTLEQQQKAKKQIICSRSFGRKISEFEFVRQSICAHAERAAEKLRQQRQCCRFVRIAIQTSRFSSSEPAIYRYASKILSYPTQDSRDIIKAATEILLQIWQPGIRYSKSSVMLSDFSEPDLSQLSLFATEKPLANAYSLMQVIDTINQNQIGKIGFAGQGLINKKYPWVMKQEYLSPHWTTDINQIPIVKC, from the coding sequence ATGTTTGCCCTGATTGATGTTAATAGTTTTTATGTATCTTGCGAACAAGTTTTTCAGCCTGATTTAAAAGGAAAACCAACGGTTGTTCTTTCTAATAATGATGGTTGTGTTATCTCACGTTCTGAGCAAGCCAAAGCTTTTATAAAAATGGGAGCACCCTGGTTTGAAATTGAGTCGATGGTTAAAGCTAACAATATAGCGGTATTTTCCTCCAATTATACCTACTATGCTGATATGAGTATGCGTGTCATGGAAGTGTTAGCCTCTTTGGTACCCAAATTAGAAGTTTATTCTATTGACGAGGCATTTTGTGATCTCACTGATATTGACTCATTACACGATTTAACCCAATTCGGTTGTTATCTACAACAACAAATTATGCAGCGCTGTCATTTGCCTATTGGGGTAGGGATAGCCACGACAAAGACGTTAGCTAAATTAGCCAATTTTGCCGCCAAGCAATGGAAAGGTGCAAAAGGTGTTGTTGATCTTAGTCAACGCGATAGGCAACAAAAATTAATGTCTTTAATTGCCGTTGATGAAGTGTGGGGGATAGGTCGAAAATTAGCCAAAAAATTAAAATTAATGAATATTAAAACGGCATTAGATTTAAGCCAGATGCCGCCAAGCGATGCGCGCAAATTTGGTTCTGTCATATTAGAAAGGACAGTCCGCGAATTAAATGGCGTTGCGTGTTTAACATTAGAACAGCAACAAAAAGCCAAAAAGCAGATAATTTGTTCTCGCTCTTTTGGCCGTAAGATCAGTGAGTTTGAATTTGTTAGACAAAGTATTTGTGCGCATGCAGAGCGTGCAGCAGAAAAATTAAGGCAACAAAGACAATGCTGTCGTTTTGTTAGAATTGCGATCCAAACTAGTCGTTTCTCATCAAGCGAGCCGGCTATTTATCGATATGCGAGCAAAATATTGTCTTATCCAACGCAAGATAGTCGAGATATTATTAAGGCGGCAACGGAGATTTTACTGCAGATATGGCAGCCGGGGATTAGATATAGCAAAAGTAGTGTCATGCTAAGTGATTTTAGTGAACCAGATTTGAGCCAACTTTCTCTTTTTGCAACAGAAAAGCCATTAGCTAACGCGTATTCCCTTATGCAAGTGATCGACACTATCAATCAAAATCAAATTGGCAAAATAGGCTTTGCCGGGCAAGGGCTGATTAATAAAAAATATCCCTGGGTAATGAAGCAAGAATATCTTTCTCCTCATTGGACGACAGATATTAATCAAATACCTATTGTAAAATGCTAA
- the umuD gene encoding translesion error-prone DNA polymerase V autoproteolytic subunit, whose product MGNLPLFLDKIACGFPSPAQDYVEKRLSLDKQLIRFPESTYFLRASGHSMKDAGILDGDLLIVECHNTAKQGEIVIAELNGEFTCKYLQLSPFKALLSANAVYPPIVINEDMSVRIFGVVRYAIHYF is encoded by the coding sequence ATGGGTAATTTGCCTTTATTTTTAGATAAGATTGCTTGTGGCTTTCCATCTCCTGCTCAAGATTATGTTGAAAAGCGGCTTTCTTTAGATAAACAATTAATTCGTTTTCCTGAAAGTACCTATTTTTTGCGGGCATCGGGTCATTCGATGAAAGATGCCGGGATCTTAGATGGAGATTTGCTGATTGTGGAGTGCCATAACACAGCAAAACAGGGTGAGATTGTGATTGCCGAATTAAATGGAGAATTTACATGTAAATATTTACAATTATCTCCATTTAAAGCACTTCTTTCAGCTAATGCTGTTTATCCGCCGATTGTTATCAATGAAGATATGTCTGTACGTATTTTTGGTGTTGTCAGATATGCTATTCATTATTTTTGA
- a CDS encoding class-III pyridoxal-phosphate-dependent aminotransferase, producing MQKTFETLIAKYQGEGPYLIIDGNKYIDAASGTFNLPLGYTNKRIADKLKQQIDRCTHLSSAYTREMSICILQKLIKYLPEKINRIWFRDVSGSGAVEGAIRMAQKATGRSGVISLYLAHHGQSLATAQISGNAFRIKNFRINIEGSLKIPMPPSLLAGAEDTNILASYPDLDQIIQLGSNDNIACLIIEPVMGNGGNIVIPTDFYRYIRDVCHKYGIIIIAYEVQTGFGRTGTFFASNGYAKDLDPDIIVFAKGAGGIGIPTGGILMKEELDVLEFYEHSSTSGANPLALTALNEIIDIIEDENILANVQQNEGYLRDSLIALQNKHDDITKVRGLGYMFGFDTPSPEYAAQIIDLANKHHLIIRGSRYGKSCTLKVRPPLICTRQHIDEIINKLDITFNEMSQLKSNKPEVMIP from the coding sequence ATGCAGAAAACCTTTGAAACTCTCATTGCTAAATACCAAGGTGAGGGTCCCTACTTAATTATAGATGGAAATAAATATATTGATGCAGCTTCAGGGACATTCAATCTACCACTTGGCTACACTAATAAAAGAATAGCCGATAAACTAAAGCAGCAAATAGATCGCTGTACCCATTTAAGCTCTGCCTATACCCGTGAAATGTCAATTTGTATTCTACAAAAATTAATCAAATATCTTCCTGAAAAAATCAATCGTATTTGGTTTAGAGATGTTTCAGGATCGGGTGCTGTTGAAGGTGCAATAAGGATGGCACAAAAAGCGACTGGCCGCTCTGGCGTCATTTCACTATACCTGGCCCATCATGGCCAATCGCTGGCAACGGCACAAATATCCGGTAATGCTTTTCGAATCAAAAATTTTCGCATTAATATTGAAGGATCGCTTAAAATTCCTATGCCGCCTAGCCTGCTAGCCGGTGCTGAAGACACAAATATATTAGCGTCTTATCCCGATCTCGATCAAATTATCCAACTCGGCTCTAATGACAATATTGCTTGTCTTATTATTGAGCCTGTTATGGGTAATGGTGGAAATATTGTTATACCCACTGATTTCTACCGCTATATAAGAGATGTCTGTCATAAATACGGCATTATTATTATTGCTTATGAAGTACAAACCGGCTTTGGTCGTACTGGTACGTTCTTTGCCTCTAATGGTTATGCCAAGGATCTTGATCCTGACATTATTGTTTTTGCTAAGGGTGCAGGCGGAATTGGCATTCCAACAGGCGGCATTTTAATGAAAGAAGAATTAGATGTGCTTGAATTCTATGAGCACTCAAGTACTTCTGGTGCCAATCCATTAGCCTTAACCGCACTTAATGAAATTATTGATATCATCGAAGATGAAAATATTTTGGCTAATGTACAACAAAATGAAGGTTATTTACGAGATAGTTTAATTGCATTACAAAATAAGCACGATGATATTACTAAAGTACGTGGCCTTGGATATATGTTTGGCTTCGACACACCATCACCAGAATACGCAGCTCAAATTATTGATCTCGCTAACAAGCATCATCTTATCATTCGAGGATCGCGTTATGGTAAAAGTTGCACCCTAAAAGTACGTCCACCACTCATTTGTACCCGCCAACATATAGATGAAATTATCAATAAATTGGATATCACGTTTAATGAAATGAGTCAGTTAAAATCAAATAAACCAGAGGTAATGATACCATGA
- a CDS encoding zinc-dependent alcohol dehydrogenase, with translation MKALKYSQAWQINIHETPALHCQEADDVIVNIAVCGVCGTDIGIINDNYPVAIAGTTLGHEVSGVVTEIGKNVTKFKVGDRVVINPTYACQKCRMCLTGNPNHCEMKMGTEAGVSYDGAFADQYRANEAFLIKLDEHVSMEAASLTEPLSCTITGVDKLAITHTNIRAAVIGAGPMGMLYLWVLHQRGVNAFIVEKNSHRYQFASKNLPPNSKIYHDFESAIEQEYGTSNSQIDLCIDTTGQITELLISHLAPGGKLLNVALKDKKATLDVLKIADKSLSIIGSIDSLNNSFERAYAMIRDKQIPAEKLISHTFSFSDYLSAFRTVGCDINNKTMVPLEAPNCKVLLRLSNIN, from the coding sequence ATGAAGGCACTCAAATATTCACAAGCTTGGCAAATCAATATCCATGAAACCCCTGCTCTGCATTGCCAAGAGGCTGATGATGTGATTGTTAATATCGCAGTATGTGGTGTTTGTGGGACAGATATCGGTATTATTAATGATAATTATCCAGTTGCGATAGCGGGAACTACGCTCGGTCATGAGGTCAGTGGCGTAGTAACTGAAATTGGTAAGAATGTCACTAAATTTAAAGTTGGCGATCGGGTTGTTATCAATCCAACTTATGCCTGCCAAAAATGCCGGATGTGTTTAACCGGTAATCCTAATCATTGTGAAATGAAAATGGGGACTGAAGCCGGTGTTTCTTACGATGGCGCTTTTGCTGATCAATATCGAGCTAATGAAGCTTTTTTAATTAAGTTAGACGAGCATGTCAGTATGGAGGCGGCCTCACTCACTGAGCCCTTGAGTTGTACCATTACCGGTGTTGATAAACTAGCCATTACCCATACTAATATTCGTGCTGCTGTAATTGGAGCAGGCCCAATGGGAATGCTCTATTTATGGGTACTTCATCAACGTGGTGTAAATGCATTTATTGTTGAAAAAAATTCCCACCGCTATCAGTTTGCCAGTAAAAATTTACCACCCAATAGCAAAATTTATCATGATTTTGAGTCAGCAATAGAACAAGAGTATGGTACAAGCAATAGTCAAATAGATTTATGTATTGATACTACCGGCCAAATTACCGAATTACTCATTTCTCACCTGGCCCCTGGCGGTAAATTACTTAATGTTGCCTTAAAAGATAAAAAAGCAACGCTAGACGTACTAAAAATCGCTGATAAAAGTTTATCGATAATAGGTTCAATTGATTCACTAAATAATAGCTTCGAACGTGCTTACGCGATGATCCGCGATAAACAGATCCCGGCAGAAAAACTAATAAGCCATACCTTCAGTTTTTCCGATTATCTATCCGCTTTTCGTACCGTTGGCTGTGATATTAATAATAAAACAATGGTTCCACTTGAAGCTCCCAACTGCAAAGTACTACTACGACTATCTAATATTAATTAG
- a CDS encoding HAD family hydrolase: protein MDKLTVIFDIDGVIVDSEQLHFDVLRTVATEQTQHVEAQQLIGLSLEETLSYIGIPPEQQPSVSAQVIETYKAKLAKKYLRPGVIDLINLLEQRHIPFGFVSTAPRDVCLANINLLGLLTPIKLIAGNDVKYTKPHPEPYLTMMTQLKANINNTIVIEDTDLGISSAYDAGLRKIYAWPHPLSTGQNYHQATAIINHLDKIVDLAKLKN from the coding sequence ATGGATAAACTGACAGTTATTTTTGATATAGACGGTGTTATTGTTGATAGCGAACAATTACATTTTGACGTTCTACGCACTGTGGCAACTGAGCAAACTCAGCATGTTGAAGCTCAACAATTAATTGGGCTAAGTTTAGAGGAAACCTTATCATATATTGGTATCCCACCAGAACAGCAACCATCGGTTTCCGCTCAAGTGATTGAAACCTATAAAGCTAAATTAGCTAAAAAATATTTGCGACCTGGGGTCATTGATTTAATTAATCTACTGGAACAACGACATATTCCATTTGGATTCGTTTCTACGGCGCCACGTGATGTATGTTTAGCTAACATAAATTTACTTGGACTATTAACCCCCATTAAATTGATTGCAGGTAATGATGTTAAATATACCAAACCTCATCCAGAACCCTATCTCACGATGATGACTCAACTAAAAGCTAACATCAATAACACCATCGTTATTGAAGATACAGATTTAGGTATCAGTTCAGCTTATGATGCCGGTCTGCGTAAGATATATGCCTGGCCGCATCCGTTATCTACTGGGCAAAATTATCATCAGGCCACTGCGATCATTAACCATCTCGATAAGATAGTGGATTTGGCTAAGCTGAAAAACTAA